A genomic window from Motacilla alba alba isolate MOTALB_02 chromosome 6, Motacilla_alba_V1.0_pri, whole genome shotgun sequence includes:
- the NSMCE4A gene encoding non-structural maintenance of chromosomes element 4 homolog A encodes MSHAGSSGDSSPDLRRRRSRLPDAQEDTAEAEAAGERLRQLNIGEGDDREHNRMIRSQYRELISTVQQNREAMLNSKSNRLTEALEEANRLFDGVCRAREAALDAQFLVIASNIGKEKANELHSEMSAFDSTAFAEDLLTFMGINRTEVEETDDSEDVPGGFLPNDAWQTMGQEAPKYFRRAPTFHYMMGSFKSELPVRKQRIERQKKASRGKAERAMPAQLKKMEESHQEATEKEVERILRILQTHFENDPNTPISFFDFVIDPNSFARTVENVFHVSFLTRDGLAKIKLDEDQLPIIEPIKPGEGGEEDSRAGARNQVVISLDQKEWKEIIETFQIREAMITPPYQSTEEEMETE; translated from the exons ATGTCGCACGCCGGCAGCAGCGGCGACTCCTCGCCGGACttgcgccgccgccgctcgcgCCTGCCGGACGCGCAGGAGGACACGGCGGAGGCGGAGGCGGCGGGCGAGAGGCTCCGGCAGCTGAACATCGGCGAGGGCGACGACAGGGAGCACAACAGGATGATCCGGAGCCAGTATCGGGAGCTCATCTCCACCGTGCAGC AAAATCGAGAAGCCATGCTGAATTCAAAAAGCAACAGGCTGACAGAAGCTTTGGAAGAAGCCAACAGACTTTTTGATGGAG TTTGCCGGGCACGAGAGGCTGCACTGGATGCCCAGTTCCTTGTTATAGCATCCAATATAGGAAAGGAGAAGGCCAATGAGTTACACTCAGAGATGTCAGCATTTGATTCAACAGCATTTGCAGAAGACTTG ctgaCCTTCATGGGTATAAATCGCACAGAAGTGGAAGAAACTGATGACTCTGAGGATGTTCCAGGTGGTTTTTTACCTAATGATGCCTGGCAGACAATGGGGCAAGAAGCACCCAAGTATTTCAGAAGAGCACCTACTTTTCATTACAT GATGGGATCTTTCAAGTCTGAGCTTCCTGTACGAAAGCAACGGATTgagaggcagaagaaagctAGCAGAGGCAAAGCAGAACGGGCAATGCCTGCTCAG ttaaaaaaaatggaggagTCTCATCAAGAAGctacagaaaaagaagtagAGAGGATCTTGAGAATATTGCAAACTCATTTTGAAAATGATC CTAATACACCCATTTCCTTCTTTGATTTTGTGATTGATCCGAACTCGTTTGCACGCACTGTGGAAAATGTGTTTCATGTGTCCTTCCTTACCAGG GATGGTCTTGCAAAAATAAAGCTGGATGAAGATCAATTGCCAATAATAG AGCCTATAAAACCCggtgagggaggggaggaggacagcagagctggagcacgGAACCAGGTGGTCATAAGTCTGGACCAGAAAGAATGGAAG GAGATCATAGAAACATTTCAGATAAGAGAAGCCATGATTACCCCTCCTTATCAGAGCACTGAAGAAGAAATGGAGACAGAGTGA